A genomic stretch from Desulfovibrio sp. TomC includes:
- a CDS encoding NAD(P)/FAD-dependent oxidoreductase: protein MGEQARTSFDVIVVGGGPAGLFAAYYLSLHSELSVLLLEKGKAPGKRRCPIKGHTDCIKCSPCNILSGIGGAGLFSDGKLNFIPKLGKTDLTQFMPLSQATALIEETEAIFTGLGMDGPVYPTDMDKARAIRKEARKLGIELLLIRQKHLGSDHLPDHIAAMAQGLAARGVTIRTNETVRDVVVVNGRVAGVVTNHGNYEAPAVILAPGRVGAEWMGQLARRHELPFYQRGIEVGVRVEVHNEILSDLTDIIYDPTFFVRTRKYDDQTRTFCTNQGGYVALENYQDFVCVNGHAYMDRKSDSSNFAFLSKVVLNDPVSDNQAYGEAIGRLATMIGGGSPILQRFGDLKRGRRSTWSRIRRGSVEPTLTSVTCGDIAMALPERIVANLVDGLEQLNAVVPGVANDETLLYAPEIKFFATQIDTTSELETAIGGMYVAGDGPGVAGNIVSAAATGLIPAKAILKGKG from the coding sequence GTGGGCGAGCAAGCGCGTACCAGTTTCGACGTCATCGTGGTCGGCGGCGGTCCGGCCGGCCTTTTTGCCGCCTATTACCTGAGCCTGCACTCGGAGCTGTCCGTGCTGCTGCTGGAAAAAGGCAAGGCCCCGGGCAAACGCCGTTGTCCCATCAAGGGGCACACCGACTGCATCAAGTGTTCGCCCTGCAACATCCTCTCGGGCATCGGCGGGGCCGGACTCTTTTCCGACGGCAAGCTCAATTTTATTCCCAAGCTCGGCAAGACCGACCTGACCCAGTTCATGCCCCTGTCCCAGGCCACGGCCCTTATCGAGGAGACCGAAGCCATCTTCACCGGCCTTGGCATGGACGGCCCTGTGTATCCGACCGACATGGACAAGGCCCGGGCCATCCGCAAGGAAGCCCGCAAGCTCGGCATCGAACTGCTCCTCATCCGCCAGAAGCATCTGGGCAGCGACCATCTGCCCGACCACATCGCGGCCATGGCCCAGGGCCTTGCCGCCCGCGGAGTCACCATCCGCACCAATGAAACCGTGCGCGACGTCGTCGTGGTCAACGGTCGCGTGGCCGGGGTTGTGACCAACCACGGCAACTACGAGGCCCCGGCCGTGATCCTGGCTCCGGGGCGCGTCGGCGCGGAATGGATGGGCCAACTGGCCCGCCGCCACGAACTGCCTTTTTACCAGCGCGGCATCGAGGTGGGGGTGCGCGTCGAGGTCCACAACGAGATTCTTTCCGATCTCACCGACATCATCTACGACCCGACCTTTTTCGTGCGCACCCGCAAATACGACGACCAGACCCGGACGTTTTGCACCAACCAGGGCGGGTACGTGGCCCTGGAGAACTACCAGGATTTCGTGTGCGTCAACGGGCACGCCTATATGGACCGCAAATCCGACAGTTCAAACTTCGCCTTTCTGTCCAAGGTGGTCTTAAACGACCCGGTGTCGGACAATCAGGCCTACGGCGAGGCCATCGGCCGGCTGGCCACCATGATCGGCGGCGGCAGCCCCATCCTGCAACGCTTTGGCGACCTCAAGCGCGGCCGCCGGAGCACCTGGAGCCGCATCCGCCGGGGCAGCGTCGAGCCGACCCTGACGTCGGTCACCTGCGGCGACATCGCCATGGCCCTGCCCGAGCGCATCGTGGCCAATCTGGTCGACGGCCTGGAGCAGTTAAACGCCGTGGTGCCGGGCGTGGCCAACGACGAAACCCTGCTCTATGCGCCGGAGATCAAGTTTTTCGCCACCCAGATCGACACCACCTCCGAGCTGGAGACGGCCATTGGCGGCATGTACGTGGCCGGCGACGGCCCGGGCGTGGCCGGCAACATCGTGTCGGCAGCGGCCACGGGGCTGATTCCGGCCAAGGCGATTCTTAAAGGCAAGGGGTAA
- a CDS encoding SH3 domain-containing protein: protein MRVLLKRLPAYAVLLVLALLLGCAKPPVAPPLVPSGTPKGPGEVEDIRVLPQDLTAYLDPATADRPLFSKEQTALRMEGFLQAWLKPWYLTKPSPQRRDVEKIFQAYEKHPGFGTQGVPHDPGSAASLLAGADLRAFPNNVRKAITVKNTSQRGMPTNEPRFLDPSLPGEGYPFDYLQHTSLPPATPILVIHASRDGSWLYTESALTHGWMPAADVVYVDENVMREFSSPRLAAVVRDNVQVAEIGQGVDIGAIFPLAGPVDSGGATVSVPVRGATGLAELRRVRLPAGAAVAMPMVMTPRNVAAVGNQMMRQPYGWGGLDDRRDCSALTHDLFAPFGIYLPRNSASQAAYGGSIPLGDMPGEQKEATIVSQGIPFASLVWMQGHIMVYVGQYKGRPVLFHNMWGFHTFSNSGRDGRLVIGRAVVTTLRAGEEVPAVGPSHILLNRVRSISILSRPY from the coding sequence ATGCGTGTTTTATTAAAGCGCCTGCCCGCCTACGCCGTATTGCTGGTCCTGGCTTTATTGCTGGGCTGCGCCAAACCGCCCGTCGCCCCGCCGCTTGTTCCGTCAGGGACGCCCAAAGGCCCGGGCGAAGTCGAAGACATTCGCGTCCTGCCCCAGGATTTAACCGCCTATCTGGACCCGGCCACCGCTGACCGGCCGCTTTTTTCCAAGGAACAGACGGCGCTGCGCATGGAAGGGTTTCTTCAGGCCTGGCTTAAGCCCTGGTACCTGACCAAGCCCAGCCCCCAGCGGCGCGATGTGGAAAAAATTTTCCAGGCCTATGAGAAACATCCCGGCTTCGGGACGCAGGGCGTGCCCCACGATCCCGGGTCGGCCGCCAGTCTGCTGGCCGGGGCCGATCTGCGCGCCTTTCCCAACAACGTGCGCAAGGCCATTACCGTCAAAAACACCAGCCAACGCGGGATGCCCACCAACGAACCGCGCTTTCTCGATCCCAGCCTGCCCGGCGAAGGCTATCCTTTCGACTATCTCCAGCACACCTCGCTGCCGCCGGCCACGCCCATCCTGGTTATCCACGCCAGCCGCGACGGCTCGTGGCTCTATACCGAATCGGCCCTGACCCATGGCTGGATGCCGGCTGCAGATGTGGTCTATGTCGATGAAAATGTCATGCGCGAGTTTTCCTCGCCGCGACTGGCCGCGGTTGTCCGCGACAATGTCCAGGTGGCGGAAATCGGCCAGGGCGTCGATATCGGAGCCATCTTCCCCTTGGCCGGGCCGGTGGATTCCGGCGGGGCGACGGTCTCTGTGCCGGTTCGCGGGGCGACGGGCCTGGCCGAGCTGCGTCGGGTACGGCTCCCGGCCGGCGCGGCCGTGGCCATGCCCATGGTCATGACGCCGCGAAACGTGGCCGCCGTCGGCAACCAGATGATGCGCCAGCCTTACGGCTGGGGCGGGCTGGATGATCGGCGCGATTGTTCGGCCCTCACCCACGACCTGTTCGCGCCTTTTGGCATCTATCTGCCCCGCAACTCGGCCAGCCAGGCGGCCTACGGCGGTTCCATACCCCTTGGCGACATGCCCGGGGAGCAGAAGGAGGCCACCATCGTCAGCCAGGGGATCCCCTTTGCCTCCCTGGTCTGGATGCAGGGGCACATCATGGTCTATGTCGGCCAGTATAAAGGCCGGCCGGTGCTCTTCCACAACATGTGGGGATTTCATACATTCAGCAACAGCGGGCGTGACGGCCGCCTGGTCATTGGCCGGGCCGTGGTGACGACGCTTCGGGCCGGCGAGGAAGTGCCGGCGGTGGGGCCGAGTCATATTTTGCTTAACCGGGTACGCTCCATTTCCATCCTGAGCCGACCCTACTGA
- a CDS encoding M48 family metallopeptidase has translation MTQAKTSPTRGPGWGKIAAARQKPVLDVVAAAARLAQRLPRPLPVAVRVSARAKNVVLRLLPGRGLEVVAPAGVEAHLLVQAVDARREWIAAAFDRLAAEGIAVGPAAAFQRPSRLVLTAFGREWGVSYAARDRATGCTLLARGPGQVAVSGAVDDPAAVAGVLAAFCRDRAAALLRAALAEVSRESGLTYTGLTVRAQRTRWGSCTIKGRISLNFTLAFLPWELCRLVLYHELCHTVELNHSKRFWDLLESHIPGCRALDAQLSAARHHLPGWLAAAATG, from the coding sequence TTGACGCAGGCGAAAACAAGCCCCACCCGGGGTCCGGGATGGGGTAAAATTGCGGCAGCCCGGCAAAAACCGGTCCTCGACGTCGTTGCCGCGGCCGCCCGGCTGGCCCAGCGCCTGCCCCGGCCCCTGCCGGTGGCGGTTCGGGTCAGCGCGCGGGCCAAAAATGTAGTGTTGCGGCTGCTTCCGGGCCGGGGCCTGGAAGTGGTGGCTCCGGCCGGGGTCGAGGCCCATTTGCTGGTGCAGGCGGTTGACGCCCGGCGGGAATGGATCGCCGCCGCCTTCGACCGTTTGGCCGCCGAGGGCATCGCCGTGGGACCGGCCGCCGCTTTCCAGCGCCCAAGCCGCTTGGTGCTGACGGCCTTTGGCCGGGAATGGGGCGTGTCCTACGCGGCCCGGGATCGCGCTACGGGCTGCACGCTTTTGGCCCGGGGGCCGGGGCAGGTGGCGGTCAGCGGCGCCGTGGATGATCCGGCGGCCGTGGCCGGGGTGTTGGCCGCCTTTTGCCGCGACCGGGCCGCAGCCTTGCTGCGTGCCGCCCTGGCCGAGGTCAGCCGGGAGTCGGGGCTGACCTATACCGGGCTGACCGTCCGAGCCCAGCGCACCCGCTGGGGCAGTTGCACGATAAAAGGCCGCATCAGCCTCAATTTCACCCTGGCCTTTCTGCCCTGGGAACTGTGCCGGCTGGTCCTCTACCACGAGCTGTGCCACACCGTTGAGCTCAACCATTCCAAGCGGTTCTGGGATCTTCTGGAGTCGCACATCCCGGGCTGCCGGGCCCTTGACGCCCAGTTGTCCGCCGCCCGCCATCACCTGCCGGGCTGGCTGGCTGCGGCGGCTACGGGCTGA
- a CDS encoding HD domain-containing phosphohydrolase: MLNNRVLFIDDDERILAGFRRNLHGHFEVDTAVGPEAGLDKVRDNPPYAVVVSDLRMPGMDGITVLAKVRDLRPDTVRVMLTGFAELEAAIAAVNEGNIFRFLTKPCETGYLMGALTAAVEQYRLVLAERELLEGTLRGSLKMLSEVLSLLRPEIYGRLSRIAPYVRPLSRLCGDPSPWQTEVAAMLCLLGYIILPEGVISRVERGRALSAEDAAVYRQHAEVAARLVANIPRMGIVAKSIAYQEKNFDGSGFPENAPRGKELPVGARILRVLLDFDRLVTAGQAKAEAYKTLKQTAGAYDPDVLTAFGEVLGEEGKYVIVKIAVKNLREKMILAEDIFVVRGGQNTKVLPKGYELSSVSLEHIAKLARYDSITDPIRVIIPADL; the protein is encoded by the coding sequence TTGCTCAATAACCGGGTGCTTTTTATCGACGACGACGAGCGGATCCTGGCCGGATTCCGGCGCAATCTCCACGGCCATTTCGAGGTGGACACGGCTGTGGGACCCGAGGCCGGGCTGGACAAGGTCCGGGACAATCCGCCGTATGCCGTGGTGGTCTCGGATCTGCGGATGCCGGGTATGGACGGCATTACGGTGCTGGCCAAGGTGCGCGACCTGCGTCCGGATACGGTGCGCGTCATGCTGACCGGCTTTGCCGAGTTGGAGGCCGCCATCGCTGCGGTCAACGAGGGCAACATTTTCCGCTTCCTGACCAAGCCCTGCGAGACCGGCTATCTGATGGGCGCGTTGACCGCTGCCGTGGAGCAGTACCGGCTGGTGCTGGCCGAACGGGAGCTGCTGGAAGGCACCTTGCGCGGCAGCCTCAAGATGCTCTCGGAAGTGCTTTCGCTGCTTCGCCCGGAAATTTACGGCCGCCTTTCCCGCATCGCCCCCTATGTCCGCCCCCTGTCGCGGCTGTGTGGCGACCCCTCGCCCTGGCAGACGGAAGTGGCGGCCATGCTGTGTCTGCTGGGCTATATCATTCTGCCTGAAGGCGTGATCTCCCGGGTGGAACGGGGACGCGCCCTTTCGGCCGAGGATGCCGCCGTCTATCGCCAGCACGCCGAGGTGGCGGCCCGGCTGGTGGCCAATATCCCCCGCATGGGCATTGTGGCCAAGTCCATTGCCTACCAGGAGAAGAATTTCGACGGCAGCGGCTTTCCCGAAAACGCCCCGCGCGGCAAGGAACTCCCCGTGGGGGCGCGCATCCTGCGCGTGCTGCTTGATTTCGACCGCCTGGTCACCGCCGGACAGGCCAAGGCCGAGGCCTACAAGACGCTCAAGCAGACGGCGGGAGCCTACGATCCCGACGTCTTGACCGCTTTTGGCGAGGTGCTCGGCGAGGAAGGCAAGTACGTCATCGTCAAGATCGCAGTCAAAAACCTGCGCGAGAAAATGATCCTGGCCGAGGATATTTTCGTTGTGCGCGGCGGGCAGAACACCAAGGTCCTGCCCAAAGGCTATGAATTGTCCTCGGTGTCCCTGGAGCACATTGCCAAACTGGCCCGCTATGACAGCATCACCGATCCCATCCGGGTCATCATTCCGGCCGATCTCTAG
- the rnr gene encoding ribonuclease R yields MTPRRRKGNPKKAPGTGIDAAAVVRVFRESGKPMAEKDILRQLGAPRAQMHEVFTVLESLQEAGKIIRVQRGFGLVESMRLVTGVLEISRSGVGYVLPEDKRRKDIFIHPKDIGDAWHGDRVVAAVTRERKDKNHEGRVARVIERGVATLPCRVIKRMAPDLFLCRPTDPRHTMSFMVDYLPPTPEDPIPQAEDILNVAVDEKLEFKLYSGRGLELLGAQGDIAVQERLVKLNHSIPGPFPAKVLREAEALPDQPAEADFAKRKDLRDLDFVTIDGVKARDFDDAIYVKKRGPAFTLWVAIADVSHYVPEGSELDKEALERGNSYYFPQSVEPMLPERISNGLCSLNPHVPRLAMVAEIDFTAKGVPGRTDFYTAVIESKARLTYSQVNRALMLGDETERANVASVLPMLETAEKLARAINAVRAARGNLDFDLPEPEILFNLQGEAEDIRPKSRHFGHQIVEEFMIAANEAVARFLTEREAPVLYRVHPEPDPAKLEAFFKLLGTTDMATKLPATPGPGDLATVLHDAAGSDIDFLVSRMALRTMMQAAYSPKNDGHFGLASTCYCHFTSPIRRYADLVVHRSMKTAIAGKPASQKLVARLPKVAEHISRRERVAMEAEREILKRVTVLFLSDKVGRSFTGVIGSIADFGFWVELKEVMAEGMVRLSSLSDDYYKFIPERHELLGERTGRRFRLGQPVDVELSGVDLGRLAVDLSLIEGGQAPSAEAAPAKRKSRRRRR; encoded by the coding sequence ATGACACCGAGAAGAAGAAAAGGAAACCCCAAGAAGGCCCCGGGTACCGGCATTGATGCCGCTGCCGTGGTGCGGGTTTTCCGCGAAAGCGGCAAACCCATGGCCGAAAAGGATATATTGCGCCAGCTTGGCGCACCGCGCGCCCAGATGCACGAAGTATTCACCGTCCTTGAGAGCCTGCAGGAAGCCGGGAAGATCATCCGGGTCCAGCGGGGATTTGGTCTGGTCGAAAGTATGCGCCTGGTCACGGGCGTTTTGGAAATAAGCCGCTCCGGCGTGGGCTATGTGTTGCCCGAAGACAAACGCCGTAAAGATATTTTCATCCATCCCAAGGACATCGGCGACGCCTGGCACGGCGACCGGGTCGTGGCCGCCGTCACCCGGGAACGCAAGGATAAAAATCACGAAGGCCGCGTGGCCCGCGTCATCGAACGCGGCGTCGCCACCCTGCCCTGCCGGGTGATCAAACGCATGGCCCCGGACCTGTTCCTGTGCCGCCCGACCGATCCCCGCCACACCATGAGCTTCATGGTGGACTACCTGCCCCCCACCCCTGAGGACCCGATCCCCCAGGCCGAGGACATCTTAAACGTCGCGGTGGACGAAAAGCTCGAATTCAAGCTCTATTCCGGGCGCGGTCTGGAACTGCTCGGGGCCCAGGGCGACATCGCCGTCCAGGAACGCCTGGTTAAACTCAACCATTCCATTCCCGGTCCCTTCCCCGCCAAGGTCCTGCGCGAGGCCGAAGCCTTGCCGGATCAGCCGGCCGAAGCCGATTTCGCCAAGCGCAAGGACCTGCGCGACCTCGACTTCGTCACCATCGACGGGGTCAAGGCCCGGGACTTCGACGACGCCATATACGTCAAAAAACGCGGTCCGGCCTTCACCCTCTGGGTGGCCATCGCCGACGTGTCCCACTACGTGCCCGAAGGCAGCGAGCTGGACAAAGAGGCCCTGGAGCGCGGCAATTCGTATTATTTCCCGCAGTCGGTGGAACCCATGCTGCCCGAACGCATCTCCAACGGGCTGTGCAGCTTAAACCCCCATGTGCCGCGTCTGGCCATGGTGGCCGAGATCGATTTCACGGCCAAGGGCGTCCCCGGGCGCACGGATTTTTATACCGCTGTCATCGAGAGCAAAGCCCGGCTGACCTATTCCCAGGTCAACCGGGCCTTGATGCTTGGCGACGAGACCGAACGCGCCAACGTTGCAAGCGTGCTGCCCATGCTGGAGACGGCCGAAAAACTGGCCCGGGCCATCAATGCCGTGCGCGCCGCCCGGGGCAACCTCGACTTCGACCTGCCGGAACCGGAAATCCTGTTTAACCTCCAGGGCGAGGCCGAGGACATCCGGCCCAAATCCCGCCACTTCGGACACCAGATCGTCGAGGAATTCATGATCGCGGCCAACGAGGCCGTAGCCCGCTTCCTGACCGAACGCGAGGCCCCGGTGCTCTACCGCGTCCACCCCGAGCCGGACCCGGCCAAGCTGGAGGCCTTTTTCAAGCTGCTCGGCACCACCGACATGGCCACGAAGCTGCCGGCCACCCCCGGCCCGGGCGATCTGGCCACCGTTCTTCACGACGCGGCCGGCTCGGACATCGACTTCCTGGTCAGCCGGATGGCCCTGCGCACCATGATGCAGGCGGCCTATTCGCCCAAAAACGACGGCCACTTCGGGCTGGCCTCCACCTGCTACTGCCACTTCACCTCGCCCATTCGCCGCTACGCCGATCTGGTGGTCCACCGGTCGATGAAGACGGCCATTGCCGGCAAACCGGCCTCGCAAAAGCTTGTGGCCAGGCTGCCCAAGGTGGCCGAGCACATCAGCCGCCGCGAACGGGTGGCCATGGAAGCCGAGCGCGAGATCCTAAAGCGCGTCACCGTGCTCTTTTTGTCCGACAAGGTCGGCCGGTCCTTTACCGGCGTCATCGGCTCCATTGCCGACTTCGGCTTCTGGGTGGAGCTTAAAGAGGTCATGGCCGAGGGCATGGTGCGCCTGTCGAGCCTGTCCGACGACTACTACAAGTTCATCCCGGAACGCCACGAACTGCTGGGCGAACGCACGGGACGGCGTTTCCGCCTCGGCCAGCCGGTGGACGTGGAGCTTTCCGGCGTGGACCTCGGCCGACTGGCCGTGGACCTCTCCCTGATCGAGGGCGGACAGGCCCCGTCAGCTGAGGCCGCCCCGGCCAAGCGCAAAAGCAGAAGACGGAGACGATGA
- a CDS encoding response regulator, whose product MAQQRILFVDDEPQLLGGLRRMLWDRRGVWEMHFAEGGAAALALLEQTPMDLVVSDVRMPGMDGPEFLEAVRRRWPGTVRMILSGHSDREFVYRSIKPAHQYLSKPCTPQELKATIDRVLGLREIFTDERLRETVARIDSLPVLPAVFAELTEELRSPNTSFKTLGLILDKDIGLAAGLLKLVNSSFFGLPRRVASTEQAVTLLGLETVRTLVLSHSLFSRFDSRRYPNFGLSGLWEHSLGVARLAKNLAVLEGAGKPVEDVCFMAGLVHDAGKLILADLFEAEYSRVLETARTRNITTWQAEMEILGVSHAEIGAYLLGLWGFEESVVLGVARHHQPGLTVPGAPLAVPAVHAANALEHALVVIHLQYAEHPLDTDALTALGLGPRLEAWREAGRSLFSQGDGLAQ is encoded by the coding sequence GTGGCACAGCAGCGAATATTATTCGTAGACGACGAACCGCAACTGCTCGGCGGTCTGCGACGCATGTTGTGGGACCGGCGCGGGGTGTGGGAGATGCACTTTGCCGAAGGCGGGGCTGCGGCCCTGGCCCTTTTGGAACAGACGCCCATGGATCTGGTGGTGTCCGACGTGCGGATGCCGGGCATGGACGGGCCGGAATTCCTGGAAGCGGTGCGCCGGCGTTGGCCGGGCACGGTGCGCATGATCCTTTCGGGCCATTCCGACCGCGAATTTGTCTACCGTTCCATCAAACCCGCCCATCAGTATCTGTCCAAACCCTGTACCCCCCAGGAACTCAAGGCCACCATCGACCGGGTGCTTGGCCTGCGCGAGATATTTACCGACGAGCGGCTGCGCGAGACCGTGGCCCGCATCGACTCCCTGCCGGTGCTGCCGGCGGTGTTTGCCGAACTGACCGAGGAACTGCGCTCGCCAAACACCTCGTTTAAGACGCTGGGCCTGATCCTGGACAAGGACATCGGACTGGCGGCCGGGCTGCTCAAACTCGTCAATTCCTCGTTTTTCGGCCTGCCCCGGCGCGTGGCCTCCACGGAGCAGGCCGTGACCTTGCTTGGCCTTGAAACCGTGCGGACACTGGTCTTGTCCCACAGCCTCTTTTCCCGGTTTGACAGCCGGCGCTATCCCAATTTCGGCCTGTCCGGTCTCTGGGAACACAGCCTGGGCGTGGCCCGGCTGGCCAAAAATCTGGCCGTTCTGGAAGGAGCCGGCAAGCCTGTGGAGGACGTCTGTTTCATGGCCGGTCTGGTCCATGACGCAGGCAAGCTCATTTTGGCCGATCTGTTTGAGGCGGAGTACTCCCGGGTGCTGGAAACGGCCCGGACCCGCAACATAACGACCTGGCAGGCGGAGATGGAGATCCTCGGCGTGTCCCATGCCGAGATCGGGGCTTACCTGCTCGGGTTGTGGGGCTTCGAAGAGTCCGTGGTCCTGGGCGTCGCCCGCCACCATCAGCCCGGTCTGACCGTGCCGGGCGCACCCCTGGCCGTGCCGGCCGTTCACGCCGCCAATGCCCTGGAGCACGCCCTGGTGGTGATACACCTCCAATATGCCGAACATCCCCTGGACACCGACGCTCTGACGGCCCTGGGACTTGGGCCGCGCCTGGAGGCCTGGCGCGAGGCCGGGCGCAGCCTGTTTAGCCAAGGAGACGGCCTTGCTCAATAA
- a CDS encoding C1 family peptidase has product MIEAGPTPAQAGLPSPARNALALALLLAVLPLLLVLWGAIPAAAEAVFGPDDSLETIREKIAQNGYQFTVGDTWVSALPKEQREAMRSRGRIPGKASALRSLAVAPDLPPRASLPAAFDWRDVNGKSAIGPIRNQGSCGSCYAFAAAAAAEGTYNVATRRTNAAVADFSEQYLAFCLGTHGPYSNSFDGCFGADYSYTELLALTVEGITTETAMPYVGDDDQDCSRTGLPKVVFSGWGRAECQDIASIKNAILTYGPVDAAVLTTAAFDDYTGGVFEDGQTSCLEEGADYTCDYTPTDHAIALVGWNDGDQTTPGHWILRNSWGTGWGEAGYMRIAYDAAKVSCSVAYLTYPALPASLPALGPLLLQ; this is encoded by the coding sequence ATGATCGAAGCCGGCCCGACACCCGCCCAGGCAGGGCTTCCTTCGCCGGCCCGCAACGCTCTGGCCCTGGCGCTGTTGCTTGCCGTCCTGCCGCTGCTCCTGGTCCTTTGGGGCGCGATCCCGGCTGCGGCCGAAGCCGTCTTCGGGCCGGACGACAGTCTGGAAACCATCCGCGAAAAAATCGCCCAGAACGGCTACCAGTTTACCGTGGGCGACACCTGGGTTTCGGCCTTGCCCAAGGAGCAGCGCGAGGCCATGCGATCGCGCGGACGCATCCCGGGCAAAGCCTCTGCCCTGCGAAGCCTTGCCGTCGCGCCCGATCTGCCCCCTCGGGCCAGCCTGCCTGCCGCCTTTGACTGGCGGGACGTCAACGGCAAAAGCGCTATCGGCCCCATCCGCAACCAGGGTTCCTGCGGCTCCTGCTACGCCTTTGCCGCCGCCGCTGCCGCCGAGGGGACCTACAACGTGGCCACCCGGCGCACCAATGCCGCTGTCGCCGATTTCTCCGAGCAATACCTGGCCTTCTGCCTGGGAACCCACGGTCCTTACAGTAACTCTTTCGACGGCTGTTTCGGCGCGGACTATTCCTACACGGAACTGCTTGCCCTGACCGTGGAAGGCATCACCACCGAGACCGCCATGCCCTACGTCGGCGACGACGACCAGGATTGCAGCCGGACCGGCCTGCCCAAAGTCGTGTTCTCCGGCTGGGGGAGGGCCGAATGTCAGGACATCGCCTCCATCAAAAACGCCATCCTGACTTACGGCCCGGTGGATGCGGCCGTGCTCACCACCGCGGCCTTTGACGACTACACCGGCGGCGTCTTCGAGGACGGCCAGACCTCCTGCCTTGAGGAAGGCGCGGATTACACCTGCGACTACACCCCAACCGACCACGCCATCGCCCTGGTCGGCTGGAACGACGGCGACCAGACAACACCCGGCCACTGGATTTTACGCAACTCCTGGGGCACAGGCTGGGGCGAGGCCGGCTACATGCGCATCGCCTACGACGCCGCCAAGGTGTCCTGCTCCGTGGCCTATCTCACCTATCCGGCCCTGCCGGCCTCCCTCCCGGCCCTGGGACCGCTGTTGCTGCAGTAG
- a CDS encoding GGDEF domain-containing protein, which yields MDTRTIILLLAIGSFLFFLLLLLDQFRKEPSQRIPYWAGAKFLQAVGSLILFERGPTPEFATIASANTLLLLGCAYEAWAVCYLVGHRVGRQVHAPVALAIVAVCLATFWLPPPNRAAVVFAVHTVFYALPAVVLLRHNRAGSLLRWVLGASYLLVTLLFLAHVLWLAVDVAQSFQPFGAIIYAVMVPSIYGIMIVSGFSMLLLAKDKSDSELEAAQASLRSKDEQYRRKLERLNKTDALTGIANRRHFDAVLTREYARHTRSGEKLSLILADVDHFKAFNDCYGHVAGDDCLRRIGGILAANASRATDLAARYGGEEFACILPMTDLDGACAIAEQIRRALEDLAIPHQGSSTAGVVTASFGVATMRCTTDRTFSEVVAVADKLLYAAKSSGRNCVQCLAVKD from the coding sequence ATGGACACCAGAACGATCATCTTGCTGTTGGCTATTGGTTCGTTCCTCTTTTTTTTATTGCTGCTGCTTGACCAGTTTCGCAAAGAACCCTCGCAACGCATTCCCTACTGGGCCGGCGCGAAATTTCTCCAGGCTGTCGGCTCCCTCATCCTCTTTGAGCGGGGACCGACGCCCGAGTTTGCAACCATTGCCAGCGCCAATACCCTGCTGCTGCTCGGCTGCGCCTACGAAGCCTGGGCCGTCTGCTATCTGGTCGGCCACCGGGTTGGGCGGCAGGTCCATGCGCCTGTTGCCCTGGCCATCGTTGCCGTGTGTCTGGCGACCTTCTGGCTGCCGCCGCCGAACCGGGCCGCAGTGGTGTTTGCCGTCCATACCGTTTTTTACGCCCTGCCGGCCGTGGTCCTGCTGCGGCACAACCGGGCCGGCTCCCTGCTGCGCTGGGTATTGGGGGCGAGCTATCTGCTGGTGACCCTGCTGTTTCTGGCCCACGTCCTGTGGCTGGCCGTTGACGTGGCCCAGAGCTTCCAACCCTTCGGCGCGATCATCTACGCCGTCATGGTGCCCTCGATTTACGGCATTATGATCGTCAGCGGTTTTAGCATGCTGCTTCTGGCCAAGGACAAAAGCGACAGTGAGCTGGAGGCGGCCCAGGCGTCGTTGCGCAGCAAGGACGAGCAGTACCGCCGCAAGCTGGAACGGCTCAACAAGACCGATGCGCTGACCGGCATTGCCAACAGACGGCATTTCGACGCGGTGCTGACCCGGGAATATGCCCGCCATACCCGGTCCGGCGAGAAGCTGTCGCTGATTCTCGCCGATGTCGACCATTTCAAGGCCTTCAACGACTGTTACGGCCACGTGGCCGGGGACGACTGCCTGCGCCGCATCGGCGGCATCCTGGCCGCCAACGCCTCCCGGGCCACGGATCTGGCGGCCCGCTACGGCGGCGAGGAATTCGCCTGCATCCTGCCCATGACCGACCTTGACGGGGCCTGCGCCATAGCGGAACAGATCCGCCGGGCTCTCGAGGACCTGGCCATTCCCCATCAGGGATCGAGCACGGCAGGCGTCGTCACCGCGAGCTTTGGCGTCGCCACGATGCGCTGCACCACGGACCGGACCTTTTCTGAAGTGGTGGCTGTGGCGGACAAACTCTTGTATGCAGCCAAATCCTCCGGCCGCAATTGCGTGCAGTGCCTGGCGGTCAAGGACTGA